In one Bradyrhizobium cosmicum genomic region, the following are encoded:
- a CDS encoding acyl-CoA dehydrogenase family protein, producing the protein MKSPFYTAEHDAFRDVMRRFVDKEIAPFAHEWDEAGEFPRVLYRKAAEIGLLGLGFPEEYGGIAADQFMKIVASQELARAGAGGISASLMSHTIGSPPIARAARPEVKARVLPQVLAGEKISALAITEPGGGSDVAGLRTKARLDGNHYVVSGEKTFITSGVRADYLTVAVRTGGEGAGGVSLLLIEGDTPGLSRIKLKKMGWWASDTATLHFDECRVPAENLIGEEGQGFKIIMQNFNSERMGMAAGCTAFARVCLDEAIGYARERKTFGKPLAQHQVIRHKIVDMAQKVAASQAMLEVLAWRLEQGESPVAEICMMKNQATQTMAFCASEAVQIFGGAGFMRGIKAERIYREVKVNAIGGGTEEIMKDLASRQMGL; encoded by the coding sequence ATGAAGAGCCCGTTCTATACCGCCGAGCACGATGCCTTCCGCGACGTGATGCGGCGCTTCGTCGACAAGGAGATCGCGCCGTTCGCCCATGAATGGGACGAGGCCGGGGAATTCCCCCGCGTGCTCTATCGCAAGGCGGCCGAGATCGGGCTTTTGGGGCTGGGATTCCCGGAGGAATATGGCGGGATCGCCGCCGACCAGTTCATGAAGATCGTGGCGAGCCAGGAATTGGCGAGGGCTGGCGCCGGCGGCATCAGCGCCAGCCTGATGAGCCACACCATCGGCTCGCCGCCGATAGCGCGTGCGGCGCGCCCCGAGGTCAAGGCACGCGTGCTGCCGCAGGTGCTCGCCGGCGAGAAGATCTCCGCGCTCGCGATCACCGAGCCGGGCGGTGGTTCTGATGTCGCGGGCCTCCGCACCAAGGCGCGGCTTGACGGCAATCACTACGTCGTGAGCGGGGAGAAGACGTTCATAACCTCCGGCGTGCGCGCCGATTATCTGACCGTTGCGGTGCGCACTGGCGGCGAGGGCGCCGGCGGCGTCAGCCTGCTCCTGATCGAGGGCGACACCCCCGGCCTGTCGCGCATCAAGCTGAAGAAGATGGGCTGGTGGGCCTCGGACACCGCGACGCTGCATTTCGACGAATGCCGCGTGCCGGCCGAAAATCTGATCGGCGAAGAGGGCCAGGGCTTCAAGATCATCATGCAGAATTTCAACAGCGAGCGCATGGGCATGGCGGCGGGCTGCACGGCCTTCGCGCGGGTTTGCCTTGATGAGGCGATCGGCTACGCAAGGGAGCGCAAGACCTTCGGCAAGCCGCTCGCCCAGCACCAGGTCATCCGCCACAAGATCGTCGACATGGCGCAGAAAGTTGCCGCCTCGCAGGCCATGCTGGAAGTGCTGGCCTGGCGGCTGGAGCAGGGCGAGAGCCCGGTAGCGGAAATCTGCATGATGAAGAACCAGGCGACGCAGACCATGGCGTTCTGCGCCTCGGAAGCAGTGCAAATCTTTGGCGGCGCCGGC
- a CDS encoding acyl-CoA synthetase: MAVRYYDWIAHHGRRTPNKVAVIDLASERRFTYSQFDARIARLAGFLRDTLKVSRGDRVAVLALNTTDTLEVQFACGRLGAIFVPLNTRLTVPELQFITGDCAPKVMIHDTDLAETALAVAKLCNVATSLLLGPGGTYEAGIAATKPLDRAEEVTLDDVSTIMYTSGTTGHPKGATITHGMTFWNCVNLGGPACIGPASVLLTVLPLFHTGGLNCYTNPVLHAGGTVQIMRAFDPGVALGLIDDPAQGINVFFGVPAIYQFMAQHSAFATTDLGRLIVGGVGGAPMPVPLLKVWEARGVALQQGYGMTETSPAVLVLDREDAARKAGSAGKPVLHTEVRIVRPDGSDADVGELGELWVRGPNITPGYWNRPEANKTSFTDGWLHTGDATRIDEEGFYYIVDRWKDMYISGGENVYPAEVENVLHQLNAIAEAAVIGIPDAQWGEVGLAIVAVKPGQRLTEADVFAHCAANLARFKCPRQVRFVDALPRNATGKIHKPTLRKDFSVASEVDKKVANA; the protein is encoded by the coding sequence GTGGCCGTTCGTTACTACGACTGGATCGCTCATCATGGCCGCCGCACACCCAACAAGGTCGCGGTCATCGACCTCGCCAGCGAGCGCCGCTTCACCTATTCGCAGTTCGATGCGCGTATCGCGCGCCTGGCCGGATTCCTCCGCGACACGCTGAAGGTCTCGCGTGGCGACCGCGTTGCGGTGCTGGCGCTCAACACGACCGATACGCTGGAAGTGCAGTTCGCATGCGGGCGGCTGGGCGCGATCTTCGTACCGCTGAACACCCGCCTCACCGTTCCCGAGCTTCAGTTCATCACCGGCGATTGCGCGCCGAAGGTGATGATCCACGATACTGATCTGGCCGAAACCGCGCTCGCCGTCGCGAAGCTCTGCAACGTCGCAACCAGCCTGCTGCTCGGCCCCGGCGGCACCTATGAGGCCGGCATCGCCGCCACCAAGCCTCTCGACCGTGCCGAAGAGGTCACGCTCGATGACGTCTCGACCATCATGTACACGTCGGGCACCACGGGGCATCCGAAGGGCGCGACCATTACCCATGGCATGACGTTCTGGAACTGCGTCAATCTCGGCGGCCCCGCCTGCATCGGGCCGGCCTCGGTATTGCTCACCGTGCTGCCGCTGTTCCACACCGGCGGGCTCAACTGCTACACCAATCCGGTGCTGCATGCCGGCGGCACCGTGCAGATCATGCGTGCCTTCGATCCCGGTGTCGCGCTCGGCCTGATCGACGATCCTGCGCAGGGCATCAACGTGTTCTTCGGCGTGCCGGCGATCTACCAGTTCATGGCGCAGCATTCGGCCTTCGCGACCACCGATCTTGGCCGGCTGATCGTCGGCGGTGTCGGCGGCGCGCCGATGCCGGTGCCGCTGCTGAAAGTCTGGGAGGCGCGCGGCGTCGCGCTTCAGCAAGGCTACGGCATGACCGAGACGTCGCCCGCCGTGCTGGTACTCGACCGCGAGGACGCGGCGCGAAAAGCCGGCTCCGCCGGCAAGCCGGTGCTGCACACAGAGGTGCGGATCGTCCGCCCCGACGGCAGCGATGCCGATGTCGGCGAACTCGGCGAGCTCTGGGTGCGGGGACCGAACATCACGCCCGGCTACTGGAACAGGCCGGAAGCGAACAAGACGTCGTTCACCGACGGCTGGCTGCACACCGGCGACGCCACCCGCATCGACGAGGAAGGCTTCTACTACATCGTCGACCGCTGGAAGGACATGTACATCTCCGGTGGAGAAAACGTCTATCCGGCCGAGGTCGAGAACGTCCTGCACCAGCTCAATGCGATCGCGGAAGCGGCCGTGATCGGCATTCCCGACGCGCAATGGGGCGAGGTGGGCCTCGCCATTGTCGCGGTCAAGCCCGGCCAGCGGCTGACCGAGGCCGATGTCTTCGCGCACTGCGCGGCGAATCTGGCGCGGTTCAAATGTCCGCGCCAGGTCCGCTTCGTCGATGCGCTGCCACGCAATGCCACCGGCAAGATCCACAAGCCGACCCTGCGCAAGGACTTTTCGGTCGCCTCCGAAGTCGACAAAAAAGTCGCCAACGCCTGA
- a CDS encoding ABC transporter substrate-binding protein, translating to MNKKLSLLAAATALTLLTTQGAYAQKKYDTGASDTEIKIGNVEAYSGPASAYGIIGKTEDAYFKMINDQGGINGRKINFISYDDGYSPPKTVEQVRKLIESDEVFLVFNALGTPTQTAVQKYHNAKKVPQLFLATGASKWNDPKAFPWTMGFQPSYRVEARIFAKYIMKAKPDAKVAIFYANDDFGKDYVAGIKEIFGDKASSLIVAEESYETTEPSIDSHIVKLKGTGANVFVNIATPKFAAQAIKKIAELEWKPMQVMTDVSISIGAVMQPAGLQASEGVLSAGYLKDAADPQWKDDDGMKKFLAFVSKYMPGTDITDTNVVYGYTAAQALVQTLKQCGDDLTRENVMKQAASLKDFAPDTLIPGIKINTSSSDFAPIEQLKMMQFKGGKWDLFGDIISAETGG from the coding sequence ATGAACAAGAAACTCTCCCTGCTCGCCGCGGCAACCGCACTGACGTTGCTCACGACCCAGGGCGCTTACGCGCAGAAAAAATACGACACGGGTGCCAGCGACACCGAGATCAAGATCGGCAATGTCGAGGCCTATTCCGGCCCCGCTTCCGCCTACGGCATCATCGGCAAGACTGAAGACGCCTATTTCAAGATGATCAATGACCAGGGCGGCATCAACGGCCGCAAGATCAATTTCATCTCCTACGACGACGGCTACTCGCCGCCGAAGACGGTGGAGCAGGTCCGCAAGCTGATCGAGAGCGACGAAGTCTTTCTCGTCTTCAACGCGCTGGGCACGCCGACGCAGACCGCCGTGCAGAAATATCACAACGCCAAGAAGGTGCCGCAGCTCTTCCTCGCCACCGGCGCCAGCAAGTGGAACGATCCGAAAGCCTTCCCCTGGACCATGGGCTTCCAGCCCAGCTACCGGGTCGAGGCGCGGATCTTCGCGAAATACATCATGAAGGCGAAGCCCGACGCCAAGGTCGCGATCTTCTACGCCAACGACGATTTCGGCAAGGATTACGTCGCCGGCATCAAGGAGATCTTCGGCGACAAGGCGTCCTCGCTGATCGTCGCCGAAGAGAGCTATGAGACCACCGAGCCCTCGATCGATTCCCACATCGTCAAGCTGAAGGGCACCGGCGCCAACGTCTTCGTCAACATCGCGACGCCGAAATTCGCGGCACAGGCGATCAAGAAGATCGCCGAGCTCGAATGGAAGCCGATGCAAGTGATGACGGACGTCTCGATCTCGATCGGCGCGGTGATGCAGCCGGCCGGCCTGCAGGCCTCCGAGGGCGTGCTGTCGGCTGGGTACCTGAAGGACGCCGCCGACCCGCAATGGAAGGACGACGACGGCATGAAGAAGTTCCTGGCCTTCGTAAGCAAGTATATGCCCGGCACCGATATCACCGACACGAATGTGGTCTACGGCTATACCGCGGCCCAGGCCCTGGTTCAGACGTTAAAGCAGTGCGGCGATGATCTGACGCGGGAGAACGTGATGAAGCAGGCCGCGAGCCTGAAGGACTTCGCGCCCGATACGCTGATCCCCGGCATCAAGATCAATACCAGCTCCAGCGACTTCGCCCCGATCGAGCAGCTCAAGATGATGCAGTTCAAGGGCGGCAAGTGGGACCTGTTCGGCGACATCATCAGCGCCGAAACGGGCGGCTAG
- a CDS encoding glycosyltransferase family 2 protein, with protein MFSVIIPLEYHRGQWEQSWLGWVSQTAEKSLYEIILVVPPDFTAHDELRALAGDRARLEFTPSEHDIGLCAFGATKARGSYLFFTESHCRPEPDVIELCIRAIDNHPDWAGFSCRSVPICHNRLSEAEAAMYQADIEFGMKVHPWRKVLDQCFVTRRDVYWECGGLREELGHFAEWVLAAAYHARGHAIGYLEEACFHHYYIGEIGELKKFTLDFVQGEIRYLSEGRRDPGTELLEIPVEWSEWAGFDPLLARDVLKVFVRYSLSGRGWKQPGEKLRALVRWVVLATLGDLPVRAAARLTVVYARAVLDSLTVVGSSEAIARWMRRYIAALIRLQRLGCIRRNRRSGGLVARPLGNHVLAQIGFHALESSAGHTFRWSEPQAAVRIKGAPGRNTIHVQSPALRAPLDRIGTHFYLDGAPVDPDAIVIGRDSYTLSVDLPPSGIATLAWACPVLRGVGDSRRLGLSIVAIDVGQDMPDSGSGRPAPLAKKG; from the coding sequence ATGTTCTCCGTCATCATCCCGCTCGAATATCATCGCGGGCAGTGGGAGCAGTCCTGGCTCGGTTGGGTGTCGCAGACCGCTGAGAAATCTCTCTACGAAATCATCCTGGTCGTGCCTCCCGACTTCACGGCGCACGACGAGCTGAGGGCGCTCGCCGGTGACAGGGCGCGCCTGGAATTCACGCCATCGGAGCACGACATCGGGCTCTGCGCATTCGGCGCAACAAAGGCTCGCGGCAGCTATCTGTTCTTCACGGAATCGCATTGTCGGCCGGAGCCGGATGTGATCGAGCTCTGCATCCGCGCGATCGACAATCATCCCGATTGGGCCGGGTTCTCCTGCAGATCGGTGCCGATCTGCCACAATCGCCTGTCGGAGGCAGAGGCCGCGATGTACCAGGCCGACATCGAGTTCGGCATGAAGGTGCATCCCTGGCGCAAGGTCCTGGACCAATGCTTCGTGACGCGGCGCGACGTTTACTGGGAGTGCGGCGGCCTGCGAGAGGAGCTCGGCCATTTTGCCGAATGGGTGCTCGCCGCCGCATATCACGCCAGAGGTCATGCGATCGGTTATCTCGAAGAAGCGTGCTTCCATCACTACTACATCGGCGAGATCGGCGAGCTGAAGAAATTCACGCTCGATTTCGTGCAGGGTGAGATCCGCTATCTCAGCGAAGGCCGCCGCGATCCCGGTACCGAACTGCTCGAGATCCCGGTCGAATGGAGCGAGTGGGCAGGCTTTGACCCCCTGCTCGCGCGCGATGTGCTGAAGGTGTTCGTGCGCTATAGCCTCTCCGGCCGGGGCTGGAAGCAACCCGGCGAAAAGCTGCGAGCCCTCGTGCGCTGGGTCGTGCTGGCGACGCTCGGGGATCTTCCCGTGCGTGCGGCAGCGCGGTTGACGGTCGTTTATGCGCGCGCGGTCCTGGACTCGCTGACGGTGGTGGGATCGAGCGAAGCCATCGCACGTTGGATGCGGCGCTACATCGCGGCATTGATCCGGCTTCAAAGGCTCGGCTGCATCCGTCGCAACCGTCGGAGTGGAGGGCTCGTTGCGAGGCCCCTCGGGAATCATGTTCTCGCGCAGATCGGGTTCCATGCCTTGGAGTCCTCCGCCGGTCACACCTTCCGCTGGAGCGAACCGCAGGCCGCCGTCCGCATCAAGGGAGCTCCCGGCCGCAACACAATCCACGTTCAAAGTCCCGCGCTTCGGGCGCCGCTGGACAGGATCGGCACGCATTTCTACCTCGACGGTGCGCCCGTCGATCCTGATGCGATCGTGATCGGTCGCGACAGCTACACGTTGAGCGTCGATCTGCCGCCGTCCGGTATCGCCACGCTCGCATGGGCGTGCCCGGTGCTCAGGGGTGTCGGTGATTCTCGCCGTCTTGGCCTGTCCATCGTGGCCATCGACGTCGGTCAGGACATGCCGGACTCCGGCAGCGGTCGTCCGGCACCCCTTGCCAAAAAAGGATAG
- a CDS encoding helix-turn-helix transcriptional regulator translates to MQTQDKFTDKQLSDEQSREIAETIREELARRRISRQALAEQAKLSLSTLEKVLGGRRPFTLATTVRLEQALGVSLRKSAVVVTPLAANDVAPDSLGSYAHRAVTWLEDVYITLRPSFGDKDAIFAYRTEIVWEPKVSALVFREGERTDAAYEHTGEVAVPHQSGFIYLVIIKHGQHRVITVSRPTVAGEMYGIISTLRAGPGSQLTPIAAPIAYVPARNISDPSVGRVTSDHANYKLYRDHLRRTVDESFALFLPA, encoded by the coding sequence ATGCAGACGCAGGATAAATTCACCGACAAGCAGCTGTCGGACGAGCAGAGCCGCGAAATCGCGGAGACCATTCGCGAGGAGCTCGCCCGGCGCCGGATCTCCCGGCAGGCGCTGGCCGAGCAGGCCAAGCTCAGTCTGTCGACGCTGGAGAAGGTGCTTGGCGGCCGCCGGCCTTTCACGCTGGCGACGACCGTGCGGCTGGAGCAGGCACTCGGCGTGTCCTTGCGAAAAAGCGCCGTCGTGGTGACGCCTCTGGCCGCAAACGATGTCGCGCCCGATAGCCTTGGTTCCTATGCGCATCGCGCCGTGACCTGGCTCGAGGACGTCTACATCACGTTGCGGCCGTCGTTCGGCGACAAGGACGCGATCTTCGCCTACCGCACCGAAATCGTCTGGGAGCCGAAGGTCTCTGCACTGGTGTTCCGCGAGGGCGAGCGGACCGATGCGGCCTATGAGCACACCGGCGAGGTCGCTGTGCCGCATCAGTCCGGCTTCATCTATCTTGTCATCATCAAGCACGGCCAGCATCGCGTGATCACTGTGTCGCGGCCGACGGTGGCCGGCGAAATGTACGGCATCATCTCGACTCTCCGTGCCGGTCCTGGTTCGCAACTGACGCCGATCGCAGCGCCGATCGCCTACGTGCCTGCAAGAAACATTTCCGATCCGTCCGTGGGGCGGGTCACATCCGATCACGCCAACTACAAATTATATCGGGATCACCTTCGCCGCACCGTCGACGAATCTTTTGCTCTGTTTCTGCCCGCCTAG
- a CDS encoding marine proteobacterial sortase target protein has translation MDTYDVADRDEHPMLGRLIKLGLFLLVQGIAVMLVAFVALLVSFEPGWSATTEQASLLQPGDARSGSLLLKEDGATIEAIRLGVDVDITVSGPTLRARVTQIFRNPTKDWVEATYVYPLPTGGAVDTLKMVVGDHVIVGDIKERQQARVIYEQARRAGQKAALTEQERPNIFTNSIANIGPGETVLVQIEYQEPVQQSANEYSLRLPLVVGPRYNPAPIVQSVDFRQDGSGWGATNSDPVPDRDRISPPALDPAKNAPVNPTSITVHLKAGFALGEVKSHHHNVKVESPDDTTRIVTLADGAVPADRDFELTWKPAAAKAPSVGLFRERVGDADYLLAFVTPPSAEQATQKPLPREVVFVIDNSGSMGGTSIVQAKASLTFALSRLQPNDRFNVIRFDDTMDMLFPTSVPADAAHVGEATAFVSALQARGGTEMVPAMRAALTDKLGDTNTVRQVVFLTDGAIGNEQQLFETITAMRGRSRVFMVGIGSAPNTYLMTRASELGRGAFTHIGSVEQVEERMRGLFGKLENPAVTGLSAKFSEAKADVTPGIIPDVYRDEPLVLAAKLDKLAGSLEIKGRVGDRPWSVTLPLQNAAEGKGLSKLWAKRKIGDAEVARSLREMTPDDSDKAILALALDHQIVTRLTSLVAVDKTPSRPEGAPLKLSELPINLPAGWDFEKVFGERPHLTPTQLRERHADAGNQPAARRPAPAAPDAIRLPKTATSAELKMIAGLILIVLALILFVFNRRQPLLTDAA, from the coding sequence ATGGACACCTACGACGTAGCCGACCGCGACGAACATCCCATGCTGGGCCGGCTGATCAAGCTCGGATTGTTTCTTCTCGTGCAAGGCATCGCCGTGATGCTGGTCGCCTTCGTCGCGCTGCTGGTGAGCTTCGAGCCGGGTTGGTCGGCAACGACGGAGCAGGCCAGCCTGCTCCAGCCCGGCGACGCCAGATCCGGATCCTTGCTGCTGAAGGAAGACGGCGCCACCATCGAAGCGATCCGCCTGGGCGTCGACGTCGACATCACGGTATCAGGCCCGACCCTGCGTGCCCGCGTCACCCAGATCTTCCGCAACCCGACCAAGGACTGGGTCGAGGCGACCTACGTCTATCCGCTCCCCACGGGCGGCGCTGTCGATACGCTCAAGATGGTGGTCGGCGACCACGTCATCGTCGGCGACATCAAGGAGCGACAGCAGGCCCGCGTGATCTACGAGCAGGCGCGCCGTGCCGGGCAGAAGGCGGCGTTGACCGAGCAGGAGCGTCCGAACATCTTCACCAATTCGATCGCCAATATCGGCCCCGGCGAGACCGTGCTGGTGCAGATCGAATACCAGGAGCCCGTGCAGCAGAGCGCGAACGAATATTCGCTGCGCCTGCCGCTGGTGGTCGGGCCGCGCTACAATCCTGCCCCGATCGTGCAAAGCGTCGACTTCCGCCAGGATGGCTCCGGCTGGGGCGCAACCAACTCGGATCCGGTGCCGGACCGCGACCGCATCTCGCCGCCGGCTCTGGATCCCGCGAAGAATGCGCCGGTCAATCCAACCAGCATCACGGTCCATCTGAAGGCCGGCTTTGCCCTGGGCGAGGTCAAGAGCCACCACCACAACGTCAAGGTCGAGAGCCCGGATGACACGACGCGAATCGTCACGCTCGCCGACGGCGCCGTGCCCGCCGACCGCGATTTCGAACTGACCTGGAAGCCGGCCGCCGCGAAGGCGCCGTCAGTCGGCCTGTTCCGCGAGCGTGTCGGCGATGCCGACTACCTGCTCGCCTTCGTTACCCCGCCCAGCGCCGAGCAGGCGACGCAGAAGCCGCTGCCGCGCGAGGTCGTGTTCGTGATCGACAATTCCGGTTCAATGGGCGGCACGTCGATCGTGCAGGCCAAGGCCAGCCTGACTTTCGCTCTCTCCCGGCTCCAGCCCAATGACCGCTTCAACGTCATCCGCTTCGACGACACGATGGACATGCTGTTCCCGACCTCCGTGCCGGCCGACGCCGCGCATGTCGGTGAAGCCACCGCGTTCGTCAGCGCCCTGCAGGCGCGCGGCGGCACCGAGATGGTGCCGGCGATGCGCGCCGCACTGACCGACAAGCTCGGCGACACCAACACCGTTCGCCAGGTCGTGTTCCTGACCGACGGCGCGATCGGCAACGAGCAGCAATTGTTCGAGACGATCACGGCGATGCGCGGCCGCTCGCGGGTGTTCATGGTCGGCATCGGGTCCGCGCCCAACACCTATCTGATGACGCGCGCTTCCGAGCTCGGCCGTGGCGCCTTCACTCATATCGGTTCCGTCGAGCAGGTCGAGGAACGCATGCGCGGCCTGTTCGGCAAGCTGGAGAACCCGGCAGTGACCGGCCTCAGCGCGAAGTTCTCCGAAGCCAAGGCCGACGTAACGCCGGGGATCATTCCCGACGTCTATCGCGACGAGCCGCTTGTACTTGCGGCCAAGCTCGACAAGCTTGCCGGCTCGCTCGAGATCAAGGGCCGTGTCGGCGACCGTCCGTGGTCGGTGACCCTGCCGCTGCAAAACGCGGCCGAGGGCAAGGGCCTGTCGAAGCTCTGGGCCAAGCGCAAGATCGGCGATGCCGAAGTGGCCCGCTCCCTGCGCGAGATGACGCCGGACGACTCCGACAAGGCGATCCTGGCGCTCGCGCTCGACCATCAGATCGTCACGCGGCTCACCAGCCTCGTCGCGGTCGACAAGACGCCGAGCCGCCCCGAAGGCGCGCCGCTCAAGCTCAGCGAATTGCCGATCAACCTGCCGGCCGGCTGGGACTTCGAGAAGGTCTTTGGCGAACGGCCGCATTTGACGCCGACACAGTTGCGCGAGCGCCATGCCGACGCAGGCAACCAGCCGGCGGCGCGACGGCCGGCACCCGCCGCACCGGATGCGATCCGCCTGCCCAAGACCGCAACCTCGGCCGAGCTGAAGATGATCGCAGGCCTGATCCTGATCGTGCTTGCCCTGATCCTGTTCGTGTTCAACCGGCGTCAGCCCTTGCTCACTGACGCTGCTTGA
- a CDS encoding class GN sortase, translated as MPRLIPPLALALVGLILFGDGAYIHAKAWLAQVLLERAFDRSIATGETVKPWSWADTWPVARIEVKRIGASAIVLEGTSSQALAFGPGHLDRTVDAGERGVAVYAAHRDTHFRFLRNVAIGDVIDVTRSDGKHFRYRADSSAVVRFDDSVIDPSTQDVELVLATCWPFDAITPGPERYILHATLIGTGE; from the coding sequence ATGCCCCGCCTCATCCCTCCTCTGGCTCTGGCGCTCGTCGGCCTCATCCTGTTCGGCGACGGCGCCTACATTCATGCCAAGGCATGGCTCGCTCAGGTGCTACTCGAGCGCGCGTTCGACAGAAGCATAGCGACCGGCGAGACGGTCAAGCCATGGTCGTGGGCCGACACATGGCCGGTCGCGCGGATCGAGGTGAAGCGAATCGGCGCCAGCGCCATCGTGCTGGAGGGCACCAGCAGTCAGGCGCTCGCCTTCGGACCCGGTCATCTCGACCGAACGGTTGATGCCGGAGAGCGCGGCGTTGCCGTATACGCTGCGCATCGCGATACTCATTTCCGCTTCTTGCGGAATGTTGCCATTGGTGACGTGATCGATGTCACACGCAGTGACGGCAAGCACTTTCGTTACCGGGCGGACTCCTCCGCAGTGGTTCGCTTCGATGATTCTGTCATCGATCCCTCAACACAGGATGTCGAACTCGTGCTCGCGACCTGCTGGCCGTTCGACGCCATCACGCCCGGCCCCGAGCGCTACATTCTGCACGCAACCTTGATCGGAACCGGTGAATAG
- a CDS encoding glycosyltransferase family 2 protein, with amino-acid sequence MDDKYRQRLEQLENRVALLERNLDLVSAGQRRSSLRSLWRRPPLWTFEQYQPRLLNLNAFRPAPAIPADAPRIAMVTPSYNHAQYLGATIASVTSQGYANLHYHVQDGASIDGTLDLLKSLGGGFSWKSEPDAGQSSAINLGFAGVDCEIMAYLNSDDVLLPGTLAYVANYFTSHPDVDVVYGHRIFIDRDGLEVGRAVLPPHDGDALQYADYIPQETMFWRKRVWDRIGPIDESFHYAMDWDFILKAQAAGFKFVRLPRFLACFRIHDAQKTASTYAVGVREMGVLRRRVLGFDPSQMQIRRAIAPYLTKQLAYHYAHKLSLLRY; translated from the coding sequence ATGGACGATAAGTACAGGCAGCGCCTGGAACAGCTCGAAAATCGCGTCGCGCTGCTGGAAAGAAATCTGGACCTCGTCTCCGCCGGGCAAAGACGCTCATCCCTTCGCAGCCTGTGGCGACGCCCGCCGCTATGGACTTTCGAGCAGTATCAGCCGCGTCTGCTCAACCTGAACGCCTTCAGGCCTGCGCCTGCGATTCCCGCCGATGCGCCGCGAATCGCGATGGTCACACCGAGCTACAATCATGCGCAATATCTCGGCGCCACGATCGCGAGCGTGACGAGCCAAGGCTATGCGAACCTGCACTATCACGTTCAGGACGGCGCCTCGATCGACGGTACGCTCGATCTCCTGAAGAGCCTCGGCGGAGGTTTCAGCTGGAAGAGCGAGCCCGACGCGGGACAGTCGAGCGCCATCAATCTGGGCTTTGCCGGCGTCGACTGCGAGATCATGGCTTACCTCAACAGCGACGACGTGCTGCTGCCCGGAACGCTCGCCTATGTCGCCAACTACTTCACCTCGCACCCCGACGTCGACGTCGTCTACGGCCATCGCATCTTCATCGATCGCGATGGGCTCGAGGTCGGGCGTGCCGTGCTGCCGCCGCACGACGGCGACGCGCTGCAATATGCCGACTATATTCCGCAGGAGACGATGTTCTGGCGCAAGCGCGTGTGGGACAGGATCGGGCCGATCGACGAGAGCTTCCACTACGCGATGGATTGGGACTTCATCCTGAAGGCGCAAGCCGCGGGGTTCAAATTCGTGCGCCTGCCGCGATTTCTCGCCTGCTTCCGCATCCACGATGCACAGAAGACGGCGTCAACCTACGCAGTCGGCGTCAGGGAGATGGGCGTCCTGCGGCGACGTGTTCTCGGCTTCGATCCGTCGCAGATGCAGATCCGGCGCGCCATCGCCCCCTATCTCACGAAGCAATTGGCGTATCATTACGCCCACAAGCTGAGCCTGCTGCGCTACTGA
- a CDS encoding glycosyltransferase family 2 protein produces the protein MVIIPLLSVVVPTLDRPDTLRHALATMACQPADVDCEFIVQNNGGNPEIAEMVEGLKDARFKHFASDTVLTMTDNWESALGHAAGEYATFIGDDDGLMPYACATATDILAGGAIDLLSWRAYSYYWPNYYHPAFRNRLLAEIDFTSSVKRVSSRRELARVFAFQAHYAYLPMMRSPACAG, from the coding sequence ATGGTGATCATACCGCTGCTCTCCGTCGTGGTGCCGACTCTCGATCGTCCCGACACGCTTCGTCACGCGCTGGCGACCATGGCGTGCCAGCCCGCCGACGTGGATTGTGAATTCATCGTCCAGAACAACGGTGGAAATCCCGAGATTGCCGAGATGGTCGAGGGCCTGAAGGACGCGCGCTTCAAGCACTTCGCGAGCGACACCGTCCTCACGATGACAGATAATTGGGAGAGCGCGCTCGGCCATGCCGCGGGCGAGTACGCTACCTTCATCGGCGACGATGACGGGTTGATGCCTTACGCCTGCGCCACAGCGACGGACATTCTCGCGGGCGGTGCGATCGACCTGTTGAGCTGGCGTGCTTACAGCTATTACTGGCCGAACTATTACCATCCGGCATTCCGCAACCGGCTGCTGGCGGAGATCGACTTCACTTCGTCCGTAAAACGTGTCTCCTCACGCCGCGAACTGGCGCGCGTGTTCGCCTTTCAGGCGCACTATGCGTATCTGCCGATGATGCGTTCGCCGGCTTGCGCAGGTTGA